CACCTTTCTGATCTTAGGGCACACCCAGTACCCAGGTCAATGCGAGTGCTGAAGGTGCGACGTCCTTCGAAAGGGGTATGGGGGCcctccccagaaaattttgaaaatatggtaccatttaaaggcttttagagGGCTTCTAGAGACTAATTCAGAGCAATTCAGAATAAACGACCCGGACACGGAATTagcggttgctgaaataatgcctttaaaaatattgccggtgaaatttcgaagggcacttaaaaattctagaccgtattgggcaatacggctaatacggtctggatccgcctcTGGCAATCTCATTCTTTATTCAAGATCGAGAATAAAAGGGAAAATAGATACAGTATGGGGGCATCAACTTGAAGGTCTAAAATATACCAAACAAGTTTGTACTCACTGCGTTGGTAGTTTCGTTTATTTTATAATATTGCGCGCCTTTAAAGAAATACAAGACTGTGTTTTCCGGCCTCAACTCCCAGAAATTGAATGCAGCATCGATCTGGACTGGCTGTCCTTTATATTTCGACACCAGCTGCTTGGCGCTTTCGGCTTGGCGGTAACAATACTTGTAGTAACTATCCCCTAGATATAGAAGATATGATTAAGAATATATTTTGTGGCGTTgctttttttgttgttgtaagTTTTCTAACGATGTTTTTACCTTTTATGAAGTAAAAGCAGTTATCGATGCCTACGTAGGCGCCGTCGATGTTGGAGGGAACTCCGGGAAACTCGATGGAAATCTTTTGCGGATAACCGATTACTAGAACCTGATTGTAGTACTTGTAAACGTCGCTACCCTGCGTGAATAACGAAAAGAATGTCAATGACATCGACTATTCTATACGCTGTAAGGACTTTCGAGAAAGGGTGAGATTGCTTTAATGAGGGAATTAACGATGTTTAATGTTAATCAGAGCTCAAATAATGTCAACATTACCATTTTGTTATTTGAAATGGTTATAGCGATTTGAATTAGTTGAAAAACTTGATATGAAGGTCTACCCACGGTAGAACTTGGTTTTGATGGTTAACCTGTCGGTTTTCAGCGACGGGCCActgaattttagaaaatctatggCAAATTCAATGGATTATTTGCTGATATTTTGGTCACCTTGAAGAAATACGTATTACGGGTGTATTTTGCATACAGTGCTGCGTCTAGTTTGTTTGGTAGTTCTCCGGACCAGTCGATCTCTATTTTCCGCGGGAATCCCCGGTGCACTCCTCGGCGATACTGGTCGACTCTCCAATACCAGCGGTCtgtaaaatcaaaacatttaaCTGAAAAAATTTGAGTCCAGACCGCTTTCCCAAAATCATATATGTATCCGATAGTACAAGAGAAATTCAAAGAGTTCATGAGATCATTCCAAGATCATCCTGATTATGGCCAGCACCTTATAGCTACATGtgttgaagtggttttcgccccactTACCCAACCAAACCTTAGAcataatcaaacctttagaaaggagtggtatcccagtacaggtatgccagtagAACCGTATTATGCAGGGATCCCCACCATATTTGGATCTCATACTTGCAAAATAGTGGCAAGGAATCCTCTATTTCACTATCAACGACCTACTGATTTCATACATACCACTGTTCTTCGTCACCTATCCTATCTTTAGAACAATAGCAATTACAATGGGAGCCTACATATTCATTCTAGGTAGCAGTTTTTGGATCCTTACATCCTGAGGCCTTCTCAACATATTATTGCGGCTTATGCCTATTTTGTATCAATGCGGCCATATTTGACATTTCCTAAGTCTCGCGAGACTTGCAGAATGGTGTGCTTGGAAACCGAGACTTTGAATCCCAAGTCTCGTGTAACTTGATGAAAATCGTGCACGATCCAACATGGTCGCCTAAATGTAGAACAGGATGTACTAAGTgggaaaaaattcatttacttatgattgattttgacCAATGAGCGAACCTTTAAATATGTAGACTGGTCCATTTTCCGTCGTTGTTATGGCGTCGATTGTTGCGTCTTTGCATATATCCGGCGCGTCGTCGTGATCTCGTTTGACACGTGACTCCACATCGTCTGCAacgagattttgaaaaatgacgcGCAAAAGAATCTCCGGGGAGCGATATTTCGTACGCGATAGTACGAAAATAGTTGCGGAAGAATGAACCTGGCGACCACGGAGAGATATGTGTAAACTTACCCGTTAATGTATGCGATTCATCTACCTGTAAGAGAACAATAACAGG
This sequence is a window from Tubulanus polymorphus chromosome 9, tnTubPoly1.2, whole genome shotgun sequence. Protein-coding genes within it:
- the LOC141911276 gene encoding interstitial collagenase-like; this encodes MDGLRRTVLLAAVVVIGLATAYAGKQVDESHTLTDDVESRVKRDHDDAPDICKDATIDAITTTENGPVYIFKDRWYWRVDQYRRGVHRGFPRKIEIDWSGELPNKLDAALYAKYTRNTYFFKGSDVYKYYNQVLVIGYPQKISIEFPGVPSNIDGAYVGIDNCFYFIKGDSYYKYCYRQAESAKQLVSKYKGQPVQIDAAFNFWELRPENTVLYFFKGAQYYKINETTNAVADGYPRSTSTFWFRCDPNTGRPGSSASKNPKKNLSEIKSKLVNFLKI